In Marinobacter sp. LQ44, the following are encoded in one genomic region:
- the trmJ gene encoding tRNA (cytosine(32)/uridine(32)-2'-O)-methyltransferase TrmJ, producing MHKPALPQEGSDTFNDQVRIVLVETSHSGNIGAVARAMKNMGLGNLWLVNPASFPDEASYARSAGASDVLDRAQVVATLDDALADCVLVMGTSARGRKVPWPVIAPPQAAATAGEYSRQGRVALVFGRENHGLSNDELQRCHYHIHIPSNPDYSSLNLAMAVQVVCYELRMHYLRSLEEGEASPNLEAMVGPGDRGWDVPPAEVQEVEGFFGHLEQVLVDVDFHRRNNPRQLMTRLRRLFQRARLDQMEINILRGILTSVQKAAGTLPGSDKQKNTADEGQEKGHV from the coding sequence ATGCACAAGCCCGCATTGCCACAGGAAGGTTCTGACACGTTCAATGATCAGGTCAGGATCGTCCTGGTTGAAACTTCGCATTCCGGCAATATTGGTGCGGTCGCAAGGGCGATGAAAAACATGGGGCTGGGCAACTTATGGCTGGTTAACCCGGCTTCGTTCCCGGATGAGGCCTCTTACGCGCGTTCTGCCGGTGCCTCAGATGTTCTGGACAGGGCCCAGGTGGTTGCCACGCTTGACGACGCGCTGGCGGATTGTGTTCTGGTGATGGGTACCAGTGCCCGCGGCCGGAAGGTGCCCTGGCCGGTGATTGCTCCGCCCCAGGCGGCAGCGACGGCGGGCGAATATAGCCGGCAGGGTCGGGTTGCGCTGGTGTTCGGGCGTGAAAACCACGGTTTGTCCAATGATGAGCTTCAGCGTTGCCACTATCACATTCATATTCCGTCGAATCCGGACTACAGTTCATTGAATCTGGCCATGGCGGTGCAGGTGGTTTGCTACGAATTGCGCATGCATTACCTGCGCAGCCTTGAAGAAGGTGAGGCGAGTCCCAATCTTGAGGCCATGGTTGGACCGGGCGACCGTGGCTGGGATGTGCCGCCGGCAGAAGTGCAGGAGGTGGAAGGCTTCTTCGGGCATCTGGAACAGGTGTTGGTGGATGTGGATTTCCATCGTCGTAACAACCCCAGGCAACTGATGACCCGCCTGCGACGCCTGTTTCAGCGCGCACGTCTTGACCAGATGGAAATCAATATCCTTAGGGGCATTCTGACATCCGTACAAAAGGCTGCCGGAACCCTGCCGGGGAGCGACAAGCAGAAAAATACTGCGGATGAGGGGCAGGAAAAAGGCCATGTTTGA
- a CDS encoding inositol monophosphatase family protein yields MQPAIKMALRVARQGSDYLKAHFERQEPNGKDEAERYRQLERVEKSIYDNFTEQLEKAYRDHTIAPMGEADAAGSERSWHIFPVLGRENFIRGIPEFALALSQKKNNRTENLLLVNPITGEEYSASRGHGAALNSRRVRTSEIKLPGKAAFATNLLDQARKGDDPMIWGEMAAVLARESAMFRTSGCVVLDIARVSAGLLDAAVIFRPEASDLDLGVTLAMESGALTGDFSGNPSAGNAKQLVVANPKLFREVLKVLHPFRGRLPR; encoded by the coding sequence ATGCAACCAGCAATTAAAATGGCCCTGCGCGTTGCCCGCCAGGGATCAGATTACCTGAAAGCACATTTCGAGCGACAGGAACCCAACGGCAAGGACGAGGCCGAGCGCTACCGCCAGCTCGAACGGGTTGAGAAATCCATTTATGACAACTTCACCGAGCAACTGGAAAAGGCATATCGGGATCACACCATCGCACCGATGGGCGAGGCCGACGCCGCTGGCAGCGAGCGCAGCTGGCACATCTTCCCCGTGCTTGGCCGCGAAAACTTCATTCGTGGTATTCCGGAATTTGCCCTGGCACTGAGCCAGAAAAAGAACAACCGGACAGAAAACCTGTTGCTGGTCAATCCGATCACAGGTGAAGAATATTCTGCCAGCCGCGGCCATGGGGCAGCCCTCAACAGCCGCCGTGTGCGCACGTCTGAAATCAAGTTACCCGGCAAGGCGGCATTTGCCACCAACCTGCTGGATCAGGCTCGCAAAGGCGACGACCCGATGATCTGGGGCGAAATGGCCGCAGTGCTGGCGCGTGAGAGCGCCATGTTCCGCACCTCCGGCTGCGTTGTTCTGGATATTGCCCGCGTTTCTGCAGGCCTTCTGGACGCCGCTGTAATCTTCCGGCCGGAAGCCTCAGACCTGGACCTGGGTGTCACCCTGGCCATGGAATCCGGCGCACTGACTGGCGATTTCTCCGGCAACCCGTCTGCTGGCAATGCCAAACAGCTGGTTGTGGCCAATCCAAAGCTGTTCCGCGAAGTGCTCAAGGTATTGCACCCGTTCCGCGGCCGTCTGCCCAGGTAG
- the secF gene encoding protein translocase subunit SecF, with amino-acid sequence MADTQKQPFDFMGLRKIASVLSITLVVISLALLGVRGLNFGMDFTGGTSVELEYAEAPSLDAIRDQLAEAGYEQFVVQNFGADTTILIRMAEAENDQLAREVAGMLAASGAELELVGSEFVGSQVGDELKEDSGLGLLIALAVVLIYVGMRFQFKFGIASVIPLAHDVIIVLGVFALFQWTFDLTVLAALLAVIGYSLNDTIVVADRIRENFRKMRVGEPWDIINESIHQTITRTINTSGTTLVVLLALYFFGGEAINNFALALIIGVVVGTYSSIYVSANMLMVMGVTREDLMVPAKEGTGEEAEEEQPPEWLNRM; translated from the coding sequence ATGGCTGATACACAGAAACAACCATTTGATTTCATGGGGTTGCGGAAGATTGCTTCCGTGCTTTCGATCACACTGGTGGTGATTTCCCTGGCTTTGTTGGGTGTTCGCGGCCTGAACTTTGGCATGGACTTCACCGGCGGTACCTCAGTAGAGCTGGAGTACGCCGAGGCGCCGAGCCTTGACGCTATCCGGGACCAGCTGGCAGAAGCGGGCTATGAGCAGTTCGTCGTTCAGAACTTCGGCGCGGATACCACCATCCTGATCCGCATGGCGGAAGCTGAGAACGATCAGTTAGCCCGTGAGGTGGCTGGCATGCTGGCTGCCTCCGGCGCCGAGCTCGAGTTGGTGGGGTCCGAGTTCGTCGGTTCTCAGGTTGGCGATGAGCTCAAAGAAGACAGTGGTCTCGGGCTGTTGATTGCCTTGGCGGTGGTGCTGATCTACGTGGGCATGCGCTTCCAGTTCAAGTTCGGTATCGCGTCTGTGATACCGCTGGCTCACGACGTCATTATTGTGCTGGGCGTGTTTGCGCTGTTCCAGTGGACGTTTGACCTGACCGTGCTGGCAGCGTTGCTGGCGGTAATAGGTTACTCGCTGAACGATACCATCGTTGTGGCGGACCGTATCCGGGAGAACTTCCGGAAAATGCGGGTAGGCGAGCCCTGGGATATCATCAACGAGTCCATTCACCAGACCATCACCCGTACCATCAATACTTCTGGTACTACCTTGGTGGTGTTGCTGGCGTTGTATTTCTTCGGTGGTGAGGCCATCAACAACTTCGCCCTTGCGCTCATTATTGGCGTGGTTGTGGGTACCTATTCCTCCATCTATGTCTCTGCCAATATGCTGATGGTGATGGGTGTTACCCGTGAAGACCTGATGGTACCGGCGAAGGAAGGCACCGGTGAAGAAGCCGAAGAAGAGCAGCCGCCCGAGTGGCTTAACCGGATGTGA